A single genomic interval of Bacillus smithii harbors:
- a CDS encoding MFS transporter, protein MNQLSSFRLLWISQSIANLGDSLYILAIVTFIYNSTGSAAFAGLFPVLRVCAQALSGFSAPLLMDRFRLDFLLWMSEMGQAICFGFMCVLFIALPSHWLIPTVLFLVLGISILHGWGIPARNALAPRLVPPDSLMKANSLLATSDQMVLLVGWSLGGILVAGLGILQVLGITTIMMFLSALALFFVKDPSKIVPSNQKKPKPWDRMKEGWSIILTNPLLRTLSLMEIISGLGESIWAGSIILVFVKGVLHKGEDWWGFINTSHFAGTILGGVLIWKMSKKIENWIIFSMLIGSLGIGVLTMIFALSANPWFALAIALLMGPPYQLRNIAQRTLLQSHTTAEWLPKVLAAFGTLTFVSYGCSVLLMGWIADHCTVQFVYIFTAGLNIISAVLALMAKKNTSI, encoded by the coding sequence GTGAATCAACTTTCATCGTTCCGGTTGCTTTGGATTAGCCAATCCATTGCTAACTTGGGAGATTCATTGTATATCTTAGCTATAGTAACTTTCATTTATAATAGTACGGGTTCAGCTGCCTTTGCAGGACTGTTTCCTGTTTTGCGGGTATGTGCACAAGCGCTGAGCGGATTTTCGGCGCCTCTGCTTATGGATCGTTTTCGGCTTGATTTTCTTTTATGGATGTCCGAAATGGGGCAAGCTATTTGTTTCGGGTTCATGTGTGTTCTATTCATTGCCTTACCTTCTCACTGGCTGATTCCAACGGTTCTTTTTTTAGTATTAGGTATTTCAATTCTTCATGGATGGGGGATTCCGGCAAGAAATGCACTTGCCCCTCGATTAGTTCCACCTGATTCATTGATGAAGGCCAACAGTTTACTAGCCACTTCGGATCAAATGGTATTACTAGTCGGTTGGTCATTGGGCGGGATTTTGGTTGCCGGATTGGGAATTCTTCAAGTGTTAGGGATTACTACCATCATGATGTTCCTTTCGGCGCTGGCTCTTTTCTTTGTGAAAGACCCTTCCAAGATCGTTCCATCCAATCAAAAAAAGCCAAAACCATGGGATCGTATGAAAGAAGGATGGAGCATAATTTTGACGAATCCCCTCCTTCGTACGTTATCCTTAATGGAGATAATCAGTGGTCTTGGAGAAAGTATATGGGCTGGATCCATCATTTTAGTATTCGTAAAAGGAGTATTGCATAAGGGGGAGGATTGGTGGGGATTTATCAATACCAGTCATTTTGCGGGAACCATTCTCGGAGGAGTACTTATTTGGAAGATGTCAAAAAAGATTGAAAATTGGATCATATTCAGTATGTTGATCGGATCTTTAGGAATCGGCGTATTGACGATGATATTTGCTTTATCCGCCAATCCTTGGTTTGCATTAGCAATAGCTTTATTAATGGGGCCGCCTTATCAATTACGAAACATTGCACAAAGAACTCTTTTACAGTCTCATACAACCGCAGAATGGCTGCCAAAGGTATTGGCTGCTTTTGGAACCCTTACATTTGTATCGTATGGATGTTCTGTTCTTTTAATGGGTTGGATCGCTGATCATTGCACAGTTCAATTTGTTTATATTTTCACTGCTGGATTAAATATTATTTCTGCTGTTCTAGCTCTAATGGCCAAGAAAAATACATCCATTTGA
- a CDS encoding FMN-dependent NADH-azoreductase, translated as MAKVLYITAHPFDETKSFSMAAGKAFIDTYKEVNPNDEVIHIDLYKENIPQIDADVLNGWEKLRSGKKFEELSADEQAKVGRLAELCDQFVAADKYVFVTPMWNFSFPPVMKAYIDSVAVAGKTFKYTEEGSIGLLTDKKALHIQARGGIYSEGPAADMEMGHRYLQAVMNFFGVPSFEGLFIEGQNAMPEKAQEIKEKAIARAKDLAHTF; from the coding sequence ATGGCAAAAGTTTTATACATTACTGCACATCCATTTGATGAAACAAAATCTTTCAGCATGGCTGCAGGAAAAGCGTTTATCGACACTTATAAAGAAGTAAATCCAAATGATGAAGTTATACACATTGACCTTTACAAAGAAAATATCCCACAAATTGATGCGGATGTATTAAACGGATGGGAAAAACTTCGCTCTGGAAAAAAATTTGAAGAACTTTCTGCAGATGAACAAGCAAAAGTGGGACGCCTCGCTGAGTTATGCGACCAATTTGTAGCCGCTGATAAATATGTGTTCGTCACTCCAATGTGGAATTTTTCTTTCCCGCCCGTTATGAAAGCATACATTGATTCGGTTGCAGTAGCTGGAAAAACATTTAAATACACCGAAGAAGGTTCTATCGGTTTGCTAACAGACAAAAAAGCACTACATATCCAAGCACGGGGCGGTATTTATTCAGAAGGCCCTGCAGCCGATATGGAAATGGGTCATCGTTATTTGCAAGCGGTAATGAATTTCTTTGGTGTTCCTTCTTTTGAAGGTTTATTTATTGAAGGACAAAATGCTATGCCTGAAAAAGCGCAAGAAATCAAAGAAAAAGCCATTGCTCGTGCAAAAGATTTAGCTCATACATTCTAA
- a CDS encoding TetR/AcrR family transcriptional regulator has protein sequence MNEQQWIKELLKVNGEDVKLSEKQIKILEAAIEIFAEKGYASTSTSEIAKRAGVAEGTIFRHYKTKKDLLLAIVNPTLIKSVAPFLAKEFVKEVFENEYQHFEDFIRVLLKNRYDFVKKYLPAIRVFWQEIAFLPEIKEQLQFIFTKHVYEKFKKIIEHFQKKGEIVMIPPESAIRMIITTIVGFFITRFIVLPHHNWDDETEKAEIERTIQFLMHGLQQK, from the coding sequence ATGAACGAGCAACAGTGGATCAAAGAGCTGTTGAAAGTGAACGGTGAAGATGTCAAACTGAGCGAAAAGCAAATAAAAATTTTAGAAGCGGCCATTGAAATTTTCGCTGAAAAAGGATATGCCTCTACTTCGACGAGTGAAATCGCCAAAAGGGCAGGCGTGGCTGAAGGAACGATTTTTCGCCATTATAAGACGAAAAAAGACTTATTATTAGCGATTGTGAATCCAACACTGATTAAATCCGTTGCTCCGTTTTTGGCAAAGGAATTTGTGAAAGAAGTATTTGAAAACGAATATCAACATTTCGAAGATTTTATTCGAGTGCTTCTCAAAAATCGTTATGATTTTGTTAAGAAATATTTGCCTGCAATTCGTGTATTCTGGCAGGAAATTGCATTTCTTCCTGAAATCAAGGAGCAATTGCAGTTTATTTTTACGAAACATGTGTATGAGAAGTTTAAAAAAATTATTGAACATTTCCAAAAAAAGGGAGAGATTGTCATGATCCCTCCAGAGTCTGCCATTCGGATGATCATTACAACCATAGTTGGATTTTTCATCACTCGGTTTATCGTATTGCCGCATCACAACTGGGATGATGAAACGGAAAAAGCAGAAATTGAACGAACCATTCAATTTTTGATGCATGGGCTTCAGCAAAAATAA
- a CDS encoding ABC transporter permease, with amino-acid sequence MRVRAIVIRIIRQFFRDKRTLALMIVAPMFILFLMNLVFNGKDYKPTIAVDPNVPEVVVEKLAKHDADVKEMTKTTAHHQLKTQQVDAFMEMDKGAPKMTLEGSDPNVNKAVLLTVQKAMQELAPQTPSMHLKTSYLHGSEDMALFDYFGPVLIGFFIFFFVFLIAGVSFLRERTGGTLERILATPLKRWEIVVGYVIGFGIFTTFQASLISWFAIDILDMIMEGSFLYVLFITFLLAMTALTLGTLLSAFANNELQMFQFIPLVIVPQIFFSGLFNLETMPEWLRSLSVVMPLTYGADALREIMIRGNGWNEIAQDAYVLLGFSVLFMILNVIALKKYRKL; translated from the coding sequence ATGAGAGTCCGCGCGATCGTCATTCGTATCATTCGCCAATTTTTCCGAGACAAACGTACACTTGCGCTCATGATTGTGGCTCCCATGTTTATCCTTTTTTTAATGAATCTTGTGTTTAATGGAAAAGATTATAAACCAACGATTGCGGTTGATCCCAACGTTCCTGAAGTTGTTGTTGAGAAGTTAGCCAAACATGATGCGGATGTTAAAGAAATGACAAAAACGACCGCTCATCATCAATTAAAAACGCAGCAAGTGGATGCTTTTATGGAAATGGATAAGGGAGCTCCAAAGATGACGTTAGAAGGAAGCGATCCCAATGTGAATAAAGCTGTCCTTTTGACGGTGCAAAAAGCGATGCAAGAATTAGCTCCTCAAACACCATCCATGCATTTAAAAACGTCTTATTTACACGGTTCAGAAGATATGGCGTTATTCGATTATTTCGGACCGGTGTTAATCGGCTTTTTCATATTCTTTTTCGTATTCTTAATCGCAGGTGTTTCTTTCCTTCGCGAGCGCACAGGAGGAACATTGGAACGAATACTAGCCACTCCTTTAAAACGTTGGGAAATCGTAGTAGGGTATGTCATCGGATTTGGGATTTTTACCACTTTTCAGGCGAGCTTAATCTCTTGGTTTGCGATTGATATTCTTGACATGATAATGGAAGGCTCATTCTTATACGTCCTTTTTATTACATTTTTATTGGCCATGACCGCTTTAACTTTGGGAACGTTGCTGTCTGCCTTTGCTAATAATGAACTGCAAATGTTTCAATTTATACCGTTGGTCATTGTCCCGCAAATTTTCTTTTCCGGGTTGTTTAACCTAGAAACCATGCCAGAGTGGCTTCGTTCATTAAGCGTTGTTATGCCTCTCACATACGGAGCGGATGCGCTTCGGGAAATTATGATTCGCGGCAACGGCTGGAATGAAATTGCCCAAGACGCCTATGTATTACTTGGCTTTTCCGTTTTGTTTATGATATTAAATGTGATAGCATTAAAAAAATACCGAAAACTGTAA
- a CDS encoding ABC transporter ATP-binding protein, whose protein sequence is MPEKPCISLEHVSKRFGKKKVIEDVSLEVFRGEIFGMLGPSGAGKTTIVKMIAGIDEPTEGTIDVLNTKMPNLHVMKQIGFMAQSDALYNELTALENLQFFASIYGLKGKKQKQRINEVMQLVNLTDHLKKSVSQFSGGMKRRLSLAVSLLHEPEVLILDEPTVGIDPLLRQAIWDELDRIRQNGTTIVVTTHVMDEADKCGRLAMIRDGRLIALGSPEELKNRTNSRTIEEAFLYFGGARQ, encoded by the coding sequence ATGCCCGAAAAACCGTGTATTTCTTTGGAACACGTGTCTAAACGTTTTGGGAAAAAGAAAGTCATTGAAGATGTATCATTAGAAGTTTTCAGAGGGGAAATTTTTGGAATGCTTGGACCTTCTGGGGCTGGAAAAACGACAATTGTCAAAATGATCGCTGGAATCGATGAACCTACCGAAGGAACGATCGATGTGTTGAATACAAAAATGCCAAACCTTCATGTCATGAAACAAATTGGTTTTATGGCACAGTCTGATGCCTTATACAATGAATTAACAGCCCTTGAAAATTTACAGTTTTTCGCTTCTATTTATGGATTAAAAGGGAAAAAGCAAAAGCAGCGTATCAACGAAGTCATGCAGCTGGTGAATTTAACAGATCATTTAAAAAAGAGCGTCAGCCAATTTTCCGGTGGGATGAAGCGGCGTTTGTCACTTGCCGTTTCTTTATTACATGAGCCGGAAGTTTTAATCCTAGACGAGCCAACAGTCGGAATTGACCCATTGCTTCGCCAAGCCATTTGGGATGAACTGGACCGAATTCGACAAAACGGAACAACGATTGTCGTAACTACTCACGTCATGGATGAAGCAGACAAATGTGGACGTCTTGCCATGATTCGCGACGGTCGCCTCATCGCGTTAGGCAGTCCGGAGGAATTAAAGAACCGGACGAATTCTCGAACCATTGAAGAAGCATTTTTATATTTTGGAGGTGCACGACAATGA
- the rpmG gene encoding 50S ribosomal protein L33, which yields MRVKITLACTETGDRNYITTKNKRTHPERLELRKYSPRLKRYTLHRETK from the coding sequence ATGAGAGTCAAAATTACATTAGCTTGCACAGAAACTGGAGATCGAAATTATATTACTACGAAAAATAAACGTACACATCCAGAGCGTTTAGAATTAAGAAAGTATTCACCGCGTTTAAAAAGATATACATTGCATCGGGAAACGAAATAA
- a CDS encoding GTP-binding protein, with the protein MNKKKIPVTVLSGYLGSGKTTILNHILNNRDGLRVAVIVNDMSEINVDADLVKQGGGLSRTDEKLVEMSNGCICCTLREDLLIEVERIANEGNIDYILIESTGISEPVPVAQTFSYIDEEMGIDLTKFCRLDTMVTVVDAYRFWHDFQSGDSLLDRKEAVGENDTREIADLLIDQIEFCDVLIINKCDLVTKEDLDILENVLKTLQPDAKIIRTINGVIRPNEILNTGLFDFEKASSSAGWIKELTSGHQNHTPETEEYGISSFVYARRLPFHSERFNNWIHSMPKNIVREKGIAWCATRNDLALLLSQAGPSVSIEPISYWVASLPKREQEQIFREEPQLLDDWDTQFGDRHTKLVFIGRDLNPPELIEDLDKCLLTPDEFDRDRKLLEDPFHWNLQQR; encoded by the coding sequence ATGAATAAAAAGAAAATACCGGTTACAGTATTGAGCGGGTATTTAGGTTCTGGCAAAACCACGATACTCAATCATATTTTGAACAATAGGGATGGCTTAAGAGTTGCCGTAATAGTAAATGATATGAGCGAAATTAATGTAGATGCAGATCTGGTAAAGCAGGGTGGAGGGTTGTCTCGAACGGATGAGAAGCTTGTTGAAATGTCTAATGGCTGTATTTGTTGTACACTTCGAGAAGATCTATTAATAGAGGTTGAGAGAATCGCTAACGAAGGAAACATCGACTATATTCTCATCGAGTCTACCGGGATTAGTGAGCCTGTACCAGTTGCCCAAACTTTCTCTTATATTGATGAAGAAATGGGAATTGATTTAACTAAATTTTGCCGATTAGATACTATGGTAACAGTAGTAGACGCTTATCGTTTTTGGCACGATTTTCAATCAGGCGACAGTTTACTGGATCGCAAGGAAGCGGTAGGAGAAAACGATACGAGAGAAATCGCAGACTTACTGATTGATCAAATTGAATTTTGTGATGTTCTGATCATCAATAAATGTGATCTTGTGACGAAAGAGGATTTGGACATACTTGAAAATGTACTGAAAACTCTCCAACCGGATGCTAAAATCATCCGTACGATCAATGGAGTAATCAGACCAAATGAGATATTAAATACGGGTCTATTTGACTTTGAAAAAGCAAGTTCTTCCGCTGGTTGGATAAAAGAATTAACAAGTGGACATCAAAATCACACACCGGAAACAGAGGAATATGGCATTTCTTCTTTTGTATATGCAAGGCGTCTTCCTTTCCACTCAGAACGATTTAACAATTGGATACACTCTATGCCCAAAAATATCGTGAGAGAGAAAGGGATTGCCTGGTGTGCAACTCGAAATGATTTGGCATTGCTGCTGTCGCAGGCGGGTCCTTCTGTATCCATAGAACCTATTTCTTATTGGGTAGCCTCCCTGCCTAAGCGGGAACAAGAACAGATTTTTAGAGAAGAGCCTCAACTATTAGATGATTGGGATACTCAGTTTGGAGATAGACATACGAAACTTGTTTTCATAGGTAGAGATTTAAACCCACCTGAATTGATAGAAGATTTAGATAAATGCCTTCTAACTCCTGATGAGTTTGATCGTGATCGGAAATTATTGGAAGATCCATTTCATTGGAATTTGCAGCAGCGATAA
- a CDS encoding MFS transporter, translated as MSIREYKIHSRQDIIDFVNSNPVTPKGKKIILVALGGIFVDAYDFTSLGIGTDQLKEQFHLSPTELGSLTAIMALGALLGATLGGYYTDKFGRNKMFLIDLFFMVFSALGAALSPNLFWLAIFRFLMGIGVGLDVPVALSFIAEYSNLKKKGQYVNLWCPLWYLAATVTGFVVFPFYFFEQQEDLWRWSVGFGAVAALIVLITRYLFMNESPMWAAYHLPLKDAANVLENTYKIKAVIVPNKDQNLEIPAKKLSYKAIFHGKYKIRTLLASVITCTQSMEYFAVGFYIPTISSMIFGKDLIYAIIGTIFFNIFGVIGGFTQSYLTEKLGIRRLAIIGYVIAAGSLLTLGITGNQFSVILPTIFLALFIFGHSFGPGSQGMAMATLSYPTELRGLGTGWGQGTTRVGSILGFFIFPVVLSLVGFQTTILFLTIIPTIGLIATVLIKWEPIGRDIEKEAVENTILPLSEGKAF; from the coding sequence ATGAGTATTCGGGAATACAAGATTCATTCCAGACAGGATATTATTGACTTTGTCAATTCCAATCCCGTCACCCCAAAAGGAAAGAAAATTATTTTAGTCGCATTAGGAGGGATTTTTGTAGATGCCTATGATTTCACTAGTCTGGGCATTGGAACAGATCAATTAAAAGAGCAATTTCATCTCTCCCCCACGGAACTGGGGAGTCTTACGGCGATCATGGCTTTAGGTGCTTTGTTAGGCGCTACACTCGGAGGATATTATACAGATAAGTTTGGAAGAAATAAGATGTTTCTTATAGACTTGTTTTTTATGGTATTTTCTGCTTTAGGAGCAGCACTTTCCCCTAATTTATTCTGGCTCGCCATCTTCCGTTTTTTGATGGGGATAGGCGTCGGGTTAGATGTGCCAGTTGCTTTAAGCTTTATTGCTGAGTATAGCAATTTGAAGAAGAAAGGACAGTATGTAAACTTGTGGTGCCCGTTATGGTACTTAGCCGCCACCGTTACAGGCTTCGTTGTTTTCCCTTTTTATTTTTTTGAACAACAAGAAGACCTTTGGAGATGGTCGGTTGGTTTTGGAGCAGTAGCCGCTCTTATCGTCTTGATCACAAGATATCTGTTCATGAATGAAAGTCCGATGTGGGCAGCCTATCACTTGCCTCTAAAGGATGCAGCAAATGTTTTGGAGAATACTTATAAAATAAAAGCTGTGATTGTTCCCAATAAGGACCAAAACCTTGAAATTCCTGCAAAAAAACTATCGTATAAAGCGATTTTCCATGGAAAATATAAAATACGTACATTATTAGCCTCTGTAATAACTTGCACACAAAGCATGGAATATTTCGCTGTTGGTTTTTATATCCCTACCATTTCTTCTATGATTTTTGGAAAAGATTTGATTTACGCCATTATTGGGACGATATTTTTTAATATATTTGGGGTCATAGGGGGATTTACTCAATCATACCTTACAGAAAAATTAGGAATTCGAAGACTTGCGATTATAGGTTACGTTATCGCTGCGGGCAGTTTATTGACCTTAGGTATAACGGGTAATCAATTCTCTGTCATATTACCTACAATTTTTCTCGCTTTATTTATATTTGGTCACTCTTTTGGTCCAGGTTCACAAGGAATGGCGATGGCGACTCTTTCCTATCCTACGGAATTGCGTGGTTTAGGAACGGGCTGGGGACAAGGTACAACCCGTGTCGGAAGTATATTAGGCTTTTTTATATTTCCTGTCGTCCTGTCTTTGGTAGGTTTTCAAACTACCATCCTTTTCTTGACAATTATCCCCACGATTGGATTGATCGCAACCGTTTTAATAAAATGGGAACCTATCGGAAGAGATATCGAAAAGGAAGCAGTTGAAAACACAATCTTACCACTAAGTGAAGGGAAAGCTTTTTAA
- a CDS encoding YezD family protein: protein MSTYNDSKLNEILAAINNLDYGSILITIHEGEITQLDITEKKRFPLTKNRVTDIQKSASKRSFR from the coding sequence ATGTCTACTTATAACGATTCAAAGCTAAACGAAATTCTTGCAGCAATTAATAATTTAGATTATGGATCCATATTAATTACGATACATGAAGGAGAGATTACCCAATTGGATATTACGGAGAAAAAGAGATTTCCTCTTACAAAAAATCGAGTCACTGATATTCAAAAATCAGCCTCTAAAAGATCATTCCGGTAA
- a CDS encoding nitroreductase family protein encodes MSLTVNPVEQLYNEVKEFRKAAHSVNPLFLNRWSPRAFSDRKVSDEDLYSVLEAAHWAPSSYNDQPWRFIVAKTSEQLTTFHQFLHPFNRTWAEKAPVLVLVASNKQRENGDPNGAHAFDTGAAWGYLAIQATLLGLVTHAIGGFDREEARRLLNIPQNFDLHAVIAIGYQGEKEILDENLQKRENPNTRKPLKELVFEGKVSS; translated from the coding sequence ATGAGTTTAACTGTAAATCCTGTCGAACAGCTATACAATGAAGTGAAAGAATTTCGAAAAGCTGCGCATTCCGTTAATCCTTTATTTTTAAATCGCTGGTCTCCTCGCGCATTTTCCGATCGAAAAGTTTCTGATGAAGATTTGTATAGTGTACTTGAAGCAGCTCATTGGGCCCCTTCTTCCTATAATGACCAGCCTTGGCGTTTTATTGTGGCGAAAACATCTGAGCAATTAACAACTTTCCACCAATTTCTTCATCCTTTTAATCGAACTTGGGCAGAAAAAGCTCCCGTTCTTGTTCTAGTTGCTTCAAACAAACAAAGAGAGAATGGTGATCCTAATGGTGCACATGCGTTCGACACTGGCGCTGCTTGGGGATATTTAGCAATTCAGGCCACTTTGCTCGGTCTTGTAACACATGCCATTGGAGGATTTGATCGAGAGGAGGCTCGCAGATTGTTAAATATTCCGCAAAATTTTGATCTACATGCCGTGATTGCTATTGGTTATCAAGGCGAAAAAGAAATACTTGATGAAAACTTGCAGAAGCGTGAAAATCCAAATACGAGAAAACCTTTAAAAGAATTGGTTTTTGAAGGGAAAGTGAGCTCGTAA
- a CDS encoding acetylornithine deacetylase, producing the protein MSQNLHRIVEQVDQRKQELIDLLKKLISFRTPAPPARNTKEAQSFVAEFLKNLGFKIDMWDVYPGDPNVVGVLKGKNSQNYKSLIVNGHIDVAEVDENEDWEVNPFKPVVKDGVVVGRGAADMKGGLAGALFAIQLLREAEIELPGDLIFQSVIGEEVGEAGTLQCCKRGYKADFAVVVDTSDLHIQGQGGVITGWITVKSKETFHDAMRRNMIHAGGRLFGANAIEKMMKVIEGLQELERHWAVTKSYPGFPPGSNTINPAVIEGGRHAAFIADECRLWITVHYYPNESYEEVAKEIEEHLKMVAQGDVWLRENPPTFKWGGTSMIEDRGEIFPSLEVDPTHPGVQLLARSHRDVCKTDPIIDVSQTVTDGGWLGEAGISTAIYGPGDLHNAHAVNEHISIDQLVDYTKVMLTFIYQWCHTKSDGKKEWL; encoded by the coding sequence GTGAGCCAAAATTTACATCGGATTGTTGAACAAGTCGATCAACGAAAACAAGAATTGATTGATCTATTGAAAAAGCTTATTTCTTTTAGAACTCCTGCCCCGCCGGCCAGAAATACAAAAGAAGCGCAATCATTTGTGGCAGAATTCTTGAAGAACCTAGGTTTTAAGATTGATATGTGGGATGTTTATCCCGGTGATCCTAATGTGGTGGGAGTTTTAAAAGGAAAGAACTCCCAAAATTATAAGAGTCTGATTGTAAATGGTCATATTGACGTCGCAGAAGTGGATGAAAATGAGGACTGGGAAGTGAATCCTTTTAAACCAGTAGTGAAAGACGGAGTAGTAGTGGGGCGTGGTGCTGCAGATATGAAGGGCGGGCTAGCCGGAGCACTGTTTGCTATTCAATTGCTTCGTGAAGCAGAGATTGAATTGCCAGGGGATCTCATCTTTCAATCGGTTATTGGGGAGGAAGTAGGCGAAGCAGGAACGCTGCAATGCTGTAAACGCGGGTACAAGGCTGATTTTGCAGTTGTTGTAGATACAAGCGACTTACATATTCAAGGACAAGGCGGTGTTATTACCGGCTGGATCACTGTTAAAAGTAAAGAAACGTTTCACGATGCAATGAGAAGAAACATGATCCATGCCGGTGGGAGATTGTTTGGCGCAAACGCGATTGAAAAAATGATGAAAGTAATAGAGGGGTTACAGGAGCTGGAACGTCATTGGGCTGTAACGAAAAGTTATCCGGGATTCCCTCCGGGATCCAATACCATTAACCCGGCAGTGATTGAGGGCGGAAGACATGCCGCTTTTATTGCGGATGAATGCCGATTATGGATCACGGTCCATTATTATCCGAATGAATCTTATGAAGAGGTTGCAAAAGAAATCGAGGAGCATCTAAAAATGGTAGCTCAAGGAGATGTGTGGTTAAGAGAAAATCCCCCCACTTTTAAATGGGGGGGCACTTCCATGATTGAAGATCGCGGTGAAATTTTTCCATCGCTGGAAGTGGATCCTACGCATCCCGGAGTACAATTGTTAGCCCGTTCGCACCGAGACGTTTGTAAAACCGATCCTATCATAGATGTGTCCCAAACAGTCACTGACGGTGGATGGCTAGGTGAAGCCGGTATTTCTACAGCGATTTATGGACCGGGTGATTTGCACAACGCTCATGCTGTGAATGAACATATATCGATTGATCAATTGGTCGATTATACGAAAGTCATGTTGACCTTTATTTATCAATGGTGTCATACGAAATCCGATGGAAAAAAGGAGTGGCTATGA
- the tenA gene encoding thiaminase II, producing MKFSKRLYEKIQPIWRKNHSHPFVQEMGDGSLDPRKFRFYMIQDYLYLIQYSKLFALGAVKADDVETMGKFSALLHSTINEEMSLHRQYAKRFDICEEELEKAKPSSTTLAYTHYMLHVGQNGTLAELVSAILPCMWSYWEIGKELSRLPGASDHELYGEWIQMYSSEEFGELAQWCIHLLDDLAAGKQESELARLEEIFLNTTRFEYMFWEMAYNEEMWPTERE from the coding sequence ATGAAATTTAGTAAAAGATTATACGAAAAAATACAACCTATTTGGAGAAAGAATCATTCTCATCCCTTTGTACAGGAAATGGGAGATGGCTCTCTTGATCCAAGAAAATTTCGATTTTATATGATTCAAGACTACCTATACTTGATTCAATATTCCAAATTATTTGCATTGGGTGCCGTTAAGGCTGATGATGTAGAAACAATGGGGAAATTTTCAGCGCTTTTGCATTCCACCATCAATGAGGAGATGTCTCTTCACCGCCAATATGCGAAACGATTTGACATTTGCGAAGAGGAGCTTGAAAAAGCCAAACCTTCTTCCACTACACTGGCTTATACGCATTATATGCTGCATGTCGGCCAAAATGGTACGCTTGCGGAACTTGTATCCGCTATACTTCCTTGTATGTGGAGCTATTGGGAGATTGGTAAAGAATTAAGCCGTTTGCCGGGGGCTAGTGATCATGAACTTTATGGAGAATGGATTCAAATGTACAGCTCGGAGGAATTTGGAGAACTCGCTCAATGGTGTATCCATCTTCTCGATGATCTTGCAGCAGGAAAACAAGAATCAGAACTTGCGAGACTGGAAGAAATTTTCTTGAACACGACTCGATTTGAATACATGTTTTGGGAGATGGCTTACAACGAGGAAATGTGGCCAACTGAACGGGAATGA
- a CDS encoding Cof-type HAD-IIB family hydrolase, whose protein sequence is MSYKIVFFDIDGTLVNKDSTIPLDTKEAIRKLKERNIEVSFATGRAPFHFRHIAEELGIDSFVSFNGSYVVYKGKVIFEKPIHPASLEQLEQYSHRFNHPIVYLSHKECYANKKQHPHVVESFQFLKLESPGFQPYYWKDTSIYQALLYCQEHEETHYLEKFNDLSFIRWHPLSMDVLPSDLSKAKGIAAMLQHLKLSPDDAVAFGDGLNDKEMLSYVGMGIAMGNAHEEVKPFADFMTKHVNDGGIRYGLEYLELI, encoded by the coding sequence ATGTCTTATAAAATCGTCTTTTTCGACATTGACGGCACATTAGTCAATAAAGATTCGACCATACCTCTTGACACAAAAGAGGCCATTCGAAAGCTGAAAGAGCGAAACATTGAAGTGTCTTTTGCGACTGGTAGAGCCCCATTTCATTTTCGTCATATTGCTGAAGAATTAGGAATTGATTCTTTTGTAAGCTTTAACGGTTCGTACGTTGTATATAAAGGGAAAGTCATCTTTGAAAAACCGATTCATCCCGCCAGTTTGGAACAATTGGAGCAATATTCCCATCGATTCAACCATCCCATCGTTTATTTGAGCCATAAAGAATGCTATGCGAACAAAAAACAGCATCCCCATGTAGTCGAAAGTTTTCAATTTCTCAAGCTGGAGTCGCCTGGTTTCCAACCGTATTATTGGAAGGATACTAGTATCTATCAAGCATTGCTCTATTGCCAAGAACATGAAGAGACTCATTACCTTGAGAAATTTAACGATCTTTCTTTTATTCGTTGGCATCCGTTGTCGATGGATGTGCTTCCTTCCGATTTATCGAAGGCAAAAGGGATTGCAGCTATGCTGCAGCACTTGAAACTATCCCCTGATGACGCGGTAGCATTCGGAGACGGTTTAAACGATAAAGAAATGCTTTCTTATGTTGGAATGGGCATTGCGATGGGAAACGCCCATGAAGAGGTAAAGCCTTTTGCTGATTTCATGACCAAGCACGTGAATGATGGGGGTATTCGATACGGGCTGGAGTATTTAGAGCTGATTTAA